A window of the Coregonus clupeaformis isolate EN_2021a unplaced genomic scaffold, ASM2061545v1 scaf1848, whole genome shotgun sequence genome harbors these coding sequences:
- the LOC121562997 gene encoding dynactin subunit 6-like — translation MILAVSQALKIGDNNVIESKADLGRNMILTSGCIIGACCQVNTCEVIPENTVIFGSGCQRRVQTERPQPQTLQLDFLMKILPNYHHLKKTVKTSSAATPAKN, via the exons ATGATACTTGCAGTGTCTCAAGCTTTGAAAATTGGTGACAACAATGTCATAGAATCCAAAG CCGACCTGGGCAGGAACATGATTCTGACCTCTGGTTGTATCATCGGAGCCTGTTGCCAGGTCAACACCTGTGAGGTCATACCTGAAAACACTGTCATCTTCGGCTCGGGGTGTCAGAGACGTGTGCAGACAGAGCgaccacag CCCCAGACTCTGCAGCTTGACTTCCTGATGAAGATCCTCCCCAACTACCACCACCTGAAGAAGACTGTCAAAACCTCCTCCGCTGCCACGCCGGCTAAAAACTAA
- the smim18 gene encoding small integral membrane protein 18, translating to MDQLNATTSLPWRPDAAPLSQVSLQVQEVYPFHDGWNIACFIILLLFILTVVSLAALAVLYELLDCGCCAKGKTHHDLMEEEGPGPFQNTMEKIRSPTGSQTEVV from the exons ATGGACCAGCTCAACGCCACCACATCTCTCCCGTGGCGCCCTGACGCTGCCCCCCTGTCCCAGGTCTCCCTGCAGGTTCAGGAGGTGTACCCCTTCCACGACGGCTGGAACATAGCGTgcttcatcatcctcctcctcttcatcctcacaGTGGTCTCCCTGGCAGCCCTGGCCGTCCTCTACGAGCTGCTGGACTGTGGATGCTGTGCCAAG GGGAAGACCCATCATGACCTGATGGAGGAGGAAGGACCAGGTCCCTTCCAGAACACGATGGAGAAGATCCGCAGTCCCACGGGGTCACAAACCGAGGtggtgtag
- the gtf2e2 gene encoding transcription initiation factor IIE subunit beta isoform X1, whose product MDPALLRERELFKKRALSQPTVEKRPAASESGGSKKKKSKADREASGSKHGADTSNGNFNLKALTGSSGYKFGCLAKIVNYMKTRHQRGDTHHLTVEEILDETKLLDIGMKQKQWLMTEALASNPKIDVRDGKYAFKPKYHLKDKRALLRLLDKHDQLGLGGVLLDDVEEGLPNSAKALKVLGDQIIFVTRPDKKKILFYNDKHCQFTVDEEFTKLWRSIPVDSMDEEKIEDYLKRQGISSMQETGPKKVLPIKRKKPGGQKKRRFKTHNDHLAGVLEDYSEGVPAKK is encoded by the exons ATGGACCCAGCCTTGTTGAGAGAGCGGGAGCTCTTTAAGAAGAGGGCTCTCTCTCAGCCCACTGTTGAGAAGAGACCTGCAGCCTCCGAGTCAGGAGGTTCCAAGAAGAAGAAGTCCAAAGCTGACAGGGAGGCCTCCGGGTCCAAACATGGCGCAG aCACCAGTAATGGTAACTTTAACCTGAAGGCTCTAACAGGCAGCTCTGGCTACAAGTTTGGTTGCCTGGCGAAGATAGTCAACTACATGAAG ACCAGACACCAGCGCGGAGACACTCACCACCTGACTGTGGAGGAGATTCTAGATGAGACCAAACTACTGGACATCGGCATGAAGCAGAAACAGTGGCTGATGACTGAG GCGCTGGCCAGTAACCCTAAGATAGATGTGAGGGATGGTAAATATGCCTTCAAGCCCAAATACCACCTGAAGGACAAGAGAGCGTTGCTCAGACTGTTGGATAAACACGACCAGCTGGGACTGGGAGGAGTACTGTTGGATGATGTTGAGGAGGGGCTACCTAACTCTGCCAAGGCACTGAAG GTTTTGGGAGACCAGATCATCTTTGTGACCAGACCAGACAAGAAGAAGATTCTGTTCTATAACGATAAACACTGCCAGTTCACAGTAGACGAAG AGTTCACCAAGCTGTGGCGTAGCATCCCAGTGGACTCTATGGATGAAGAGAAGATTGAGGACTATCTCAAGAGACAGGGCATCTCGTCCATGCAGGAGACTGGACCAAAGAAAGTc TTACCAATCAAGAGGAAGAAGCCAGGTGGACAGAAGAAGAGACGCTTCAAGACTCACAATGACCATCTGGCCGGAGTACTGGAGGACTACTCAGAGGGCGTACCCGCTAAGAAGTGA
- the gtf2e2 gene encoding transcription initiation factor IIE subunit beta isoform X2: protein MDPALLRERELFKKRALSQPTVEKRPAASESGGSKKKKSKADREASGSKHGADTSNGNFNLKALTGSSGYKFGCLAKIVNYMKTRHQRGDTHHLTVEEILDETKLLDIGMKQKQWLMTEALASNPKIDVRDGKYAFKPKYHLKDKRALLRLLDKHDQLGLGGVLLDDVEEGLPNSAKALKVLGDQIIFVTRPDKKKILFYNDKHCQFTVDEEFTKLWRSIPVDSLVTVVCVCVSSPRVHQAVA from the exons ATGGACCCAGCCTTGTTGAGAGAGCGGGAGCTCTTTAAGAAGAGGGCTCTCTCTCAGCCCACTGTTGAGAAGAGACCTGCAGCCTCCGAGTCAGGAGGTTCCAAGAAGAAGAAGTCCAAAGCTGACAGGGAGGCCTCCGGGTCCAAACATGGCGCAG aCACCAGTAATGGTAACTTTAACCTGAAGGCTCTAACAGGCAGCTCTGGCTACAAGTTTGGTTGCCTGGCGAAGATAGTCAACTACATGAAG ACCAGACACCAGCGCGGAGACACTCACCACCTGACTGTGGAGGAGATTCTAGATGAGACCAAACTACTGGACATCGGCATGAAGCAGAAACAGTGGCTGATGACTGAG GCGCTGGCCAGTAACCCTAAGATAGATGTGAGGGATGGTAAATATGCCTTCAAGCCCAAATACCACCTGAAGGACAAGAGAGCGTTGCTCAGACTGTTGGATAAACACGACCAGCTGGGACTGGGAGGAGTACTGTTGGATGATGTTGAGGAGGGGCTACCTAACTCTGCCAAGGCACTGAAG GTTTTGGGAGACCAGATCATCTTTGTGACCAGACCAGACAAGAAGAAGATTCTGTTCTATAACGATAAACACTGCCAGTTCACAGTAGACGAAG AGTTCACCAAGCTGTGGCGTAGCATCCCAGTGGACTCTTTGgtaacagtagtgtgtgtgtgtgtttcctctcCCAGAGTTCACCAAGCTGTGGCGTAG